The Vicia villosa cultivar HV-30 ecotype Madison, WI linkage group LG1, Vvil1.0, whole genome shotgun sequence genome includes a region encoding these proteins:
- the LOC131623549 gene encoding VQ motif-containing protein 4 codes for MDSISMRYQEDQTPSSLPSPKTQIPSPRPITRSEPGNPYPTTFVQADTTSFKQVVQMLTGSSETSKQASSSSSKPNHHNHNHLNNNNNIPPINTIPKKQHQSGFKLYERRNSLHKNLNINPLLPIFSNNTSFSPRTKQEILSPSILDFPSLVLSPVTPLIPDPFDRSGPSRSSCLNAEAEDKAIKEKGFFLHPSPVSTPRDSEPRLLPLFPTTSPRGSGPYSAS; via the coding sequence ATGGATTCCATTTCCATGAGATACCAAGAAGATCAAACCCCATCTTCTCTCCCTTCCCCCAAAACCCAAATCCCCTCCCCAAGACCCATCACAAGATCCGAACCCGGTAACCCATACCCAACAACGTTCGTTCAAGCAGACACAACCTCGTTCAAACAAGTTGTCCAAATGTTAACCGGTTCCTCGGAAACATCAAAACAAGCATCCTCCTCTTCCTCCAAACCAAACCACCACAACCACAACcacctcaacaacaacaacaacattccaCCAATCAACACCATCCCCAAAAAACAACACCAATCCGGTTTCAAACTCTACGAAAGAAGAAACTCACTTCACAAAAACCTCAACATAAACCCATTACTACCCATTTTCTCCAACAACACATCTTTCTCACCTCGTACCAAACAAGAGATCCTCTCACCTAGCATCCTAGATTTTCCTTCTCTTGTCTTAAGCCCTGTCACACCTCTTATACCCGACCCGTTTGACCGATCCGGACCCTCCAGAAGCTCTTGCTTGAACGCGGAAGCTGAAGATAAAGCCATTAAAGAGAAGGGATTCTTTTTACATCCTTCACCGGTTTCAACTCCCAGAGATTCTGAACCTCGTTTGCTTCCTCTTTTTCCTACGACTTCTCCTAGGGGTTCAGGTCCTTATTCTGCATcttga